A stretch of DNA from Pseudokineococcus lusitanus:
CGCCGGACGTCGACGGCCAGGTGCCGCCGCGACACGAGCGGGTCGTCGAGGACGACGTCGGCCGCGGGGGACCGGCCCACGACGTGGCGGCCCGCGCCGAGGGGGACGACGGCGCCCGCGTCCGGACCGGCGACGACGTGCAGCACGAGCGCCGCCGTGCGCGGCGGCGCCGGCGGTCGCGCGGACGCGGCCGCCGCCCGCCGGACCAGCACGGCACCGCGGACGAGGGGCGGCAGGCCCACCACCTCGTCGCCGTGGAGGGCCTCGCCCCCGCACCACCACCGGACGGCACCGGCCGCTCCCGTGCCCGGGCCGCGCGCGTCGAGGAGCGCGGCGAGGTCGTCGACGACCTCCCGCAGCCGACGGGGGACGTCCCCGTCGCCGGGGGCCCGCAGCAGGACGTCCACCGCGGGGCCCGCGGCGCCGGGGCGGGCGTCGTCGCGCACCGTGAGGAGGACGGCGCCGTCCCCGTCCGCCGCCTGCCCGTGGCCCTGCCCGTCGTCGTCCCGCACGGTGCCGACCCTGGCCGCCGTCGGGCCGCCGCGGGGACGCCGTCCACAGCTGTGGACGGCGGTCCTGCGGACGGCGGGGACGTGCGCATCATCCGTCCGGGCGGGGAAAGCCCCCGTCCGTGGTGCGGCGTCCTGCCTAGCGTGGCGGAGCGCGCCCGGGACGACGTCGTCCCGCCGGTGCCGCCGGTCCGCCGGCCGGCCGCGCGACGACCCGCGGGGGCGGAGGACGGGGGACGGGGTGGACGCGGTCGCCATCGTCGAGGACGAGGTCCGCGAGCTCGTGCGCCGTCGCGGGCTCGACCCGGACCGCGAGCCGTCGCGCCTGCGCAGCCTCGTCGAGGACGTCGTGGCGGACTACGACGAGCGCTCCCTGCTGGGGACGCTGCCGCCGCTCCCCGGCGCGGGCGTGGTCAAAGCGGTCCTCGACGCCGTCGGGGGCCTGGGCCCGCTGCAGGAGCACCTCGACGACCCGGAGGTCGAGGAGATCTGGATCAACGAGCCGGGCAAGGTCTTCGTCGCCCGGCACGGGCGGCCCGAGCTGACGACGACGATCCTCACCGCCGAGCGGGTGGCCGACCTCGTCGAGCGGATGCTCAAGCCCTCGGGGCGACGGGTGGACCTCAGCTCGCCCTTCGTCGACGCCAGCCTCCCCGACGGGAGCCGGCTCCACGTCGTCATCCCTGACGTCACGCGGCGGCACTGGGCGGTCAACATCCGCAAGTTCGTCGTCCGGGCGGACCGGCTCGAGGACCTCGTCGCGCTCGGGACGTTGACGGCGCGCGCCGCGGCCTTCCTCGAGGCCGCGGTGCACGCGGGCCTCAACGTGCTCGTCAGCGGCGGCACGCAGGCGGGCAAGACCACCCTGCTCAACTGCCTGGCCGCGGCCGTCCCGCCGCGCTCGCGCGTCGTGACGTGCGAGGAGGTGTTCGAGCTCAAGGTGCCGCTGCGGGACGTCGTCGGGCTCCAGTGCCGCCAGCCGAGCCTCGAGGGCACGGGCGAGATCCCGCTGCGCCGCCTCGTCAAGGAGGCCCTGCGCATGCGCCCCGACCGCCTCGTGGTCGGCGAGGTGCGGCAGGAGGAGAGCCTCGACCTGCTCATCGCCCTCAACAGCGGACTGCCGGGCATGGCGACGCTGCACGCCAACAGCGCCCGCGAGGCCGTGGCGAAGATGTGCACGCTGCCGCTGCTCGCGGGCGAGAACGTCAGCAGCCGCTTCGTCGTCCCCACCGTGGCCGCGAGCGTCGACCTCGTCGTCCACGTGGCCCTCGACCGGGACGGGCGCCGCGCCGTCCGCGAGGTCGTCGCGGTACCGGGGCGGGTCGAGGAGGGCGTCGTCGAGGTCGCCGACGTCTTCACGACGGCGGGCGGCGTCCTCGTGCGGGCGGACGGCTTCCCGCCGCACGCCGACCGCTTCGAGCGCGCGGGGCACGACCTGGCCGCCCTCCTCGGGGACGGCTGAGGTGGGCGCCGCGGTCGGGCTCGTCGGGGGCGCGGGCCTGTTCTGCCTGTGGTGGGCCTGCTGGGTCCCCGACCCCGACCGTGCACCACGGCCGCCCTCGCGCCGGCTGCAGCTCCTGCGCGACGACCTCGTCCAGGCCGGGATGCCGGGCGTCGGCCCGGCGTCGCTCGCGGGGGCGTCCGTCGTCGCCGCGCTCCTCGTCGCGCTCGGTGTGGGCGTGGCGTCGGGCTCGGGCGTCGTGGGCGCGGCCTTCGGGCTGCTCGCCGCCGCGGGCCCGACCACGCTCGTCCGCTCGCGGGCCCGG
This window harbors:
- a CDS encoding CpaF family protein, coding for MDAVAIVEDEVRELVRRRGLDPDREPSRLRSLVEDVVADYDERSLLGTLPPLPGAGVVKAVLDAVGGLGPLQEHLDDPEVEEIWINEPGKVFVARHGRPELTTTILTAERVADLVERMLKPSGRRVDLSSPFVDASLPDGSRLHVVIPDVTRRHWAVNIRKFVVRADRLEDLVALGTLTARAAAFLEAAVHAGLNVLVSGGTQAGKTTLLNCLAAAVPPRSRVVTCEEVFELKVPLRDVVGLQCRQPSLEGTGEIPLRRLVKEALRMRPDRLVVGEVRQEESLDLLIALNSGLPGMATLHANSAREAVAKMCTLPLLAGENVSSRFVVPTVAASVDLVVHVALDRDGRRAVREVVAVPGRVEEGVVEVADVFTTAGGVLVRADGFPPHADRFERAGHDLAALLGDG